TAGTCAATGGCGAACCTAGCGGCATGATCGACTTGCATAAGCTAGTGCCAAATAAAAAAGCCGAGATTGGCTATTGGCTTGCTAGCAAGTATCAAGGCCGCGGCATTGTTACTAAGAGTGTAACGGCGTTATGCCAATATGCCTTTAGTGAATTGAACTTGCAATACATTGATCTGCTCGTTGCCGTTGGCAATGACAAGAGCAGCAATGTCGCAAAGCGTTGCGGTTTTAAATTAATGGGGATTGAGCCAAAATTAATTAATGGCTATGACGGCCAAATTTTTAGATTAATTCGACGTTAAAACTACTTTGTTCGCTTGTCATTGCGTTAAATATTAGGTAAACTAATAAAACAAGTGTTTGGAATCTTAATACTTTACTACCAAAACAAACTCAAATATAATTATGTTATACGATGCTTAGCATCAATGAGTGGTCGGCTCATGGTCAATCTGATTCTAATGCAGGACATAAGGGCCTGACGGGTCGCAGGGACCAAAATAAACCTG
This is a stretch of genomic DNA from Lactobacillus crispatus. It encodes these proteins:
- a CDS encoding GNAT family N-acetyltransferase — its product is MSQEKQKYYFFPLRFQQQDLKIELVLPQITQAEALYQAVVRDRKQLGQWLAWADQMHSANDEAKFIKQIQTKMSQQTMLVLTILVNGEPSGMIDLHKLVPNKKAEIGYWLASKYQGRGIVTKSVTALCQYAFSELNLQYIDLLVAVGNDKSSNVAKRCGFKLMGIEPKLINGYDGQIFRLIRR